A region of Thermobifida halotolerans DNA encodes the following proteins:
- the aspS gene encoding aspartate--tRNA ligase produces MIRTHEAGTLRAEHADETVVLAGWVARRRDHGGVVFLDLRDASGVVQVVVREDELAHDLRSEYCVKVTGTVRVRPEGNENPDIATGAVEVVASRIEVLSEAAPLPFPLDGSQEVSEEARLRYRYLDMRRQETAGALRTRSKASFVVHDVMREHGFVNVETPYLTRSTPEGARDFLVPVRLQPGHWYALPQSPQLFKQLLMVGGLERYYQIARCFRDEDFRADRQPEFTQIDIEMSFVDQDDVIGVGEALVARLWSEVLGHEIPLPLPRMPFREAMDRFGSDKPDLRFGLELTELTELFADTDFRVFQAPYVGAVVMPGGAAQTRKQLDGWQDWARARGARGLAYVLVQQDGTLGGPVAKNLSDAEKSGLLEAVDAEPGDAVFFAAGARRAAQELLGAARLEIGNRLGLIDRSRWSFLWVVDAPMFEEDDEGGWTPVHHPFTSPKPEFVATFHEDPANALAYAYDMVCNGLEIGGGSIRIHQSEVQQRVFETLGISKAEAEAKFGFLLEAFKFGPPPHGGIAFGWDRIVALLTGGNSIRDVIAFPKTASGADPLTGAPTPITAAQRREAGVDSVPEETA; encoded by the coding sequence TTGATCCGCACGCACGAGGCGGGCACGCTACGCGCCGAACACGCAGACGAGACCGTGGTCCTGGCCGGTTGGGTGGCTCGCCGCCGCGACCACGGCGGCGTCGTCTTCCTCGACCTGCGCGACGCCTCCGGTGTCGTCCAGGTCGTGGTCCGCGAGGACGAGCTCGCCCACGACCTCCGCTCGGAGTACTGCGTCAAGGTGACCGGCACGGTCCGGGTCCGCCCCGAAGGCAACGAGAACCCCGACATCGCCACCGGCGCCGTCGAGGTCGTCGCCTCCCGCATCGAGGTCCTGAGCGAGGCGGCGCCGCTGCCGTTCCCGCTCGACGGCTCCCAGGAGGTCTCCGAGGAGGCCCGGCTGCGCTACCGCTACCTCGACATGCGCCGCCAGGAGACGGCCGGGGCGCTGCGCACCCGGTCCAAGGCCAGCTTCGTGGTCCACGACGTCATGCGCGAGCACGGCTTCGTCAACGTCGAGACCCCGTACCTGACCCGTTCCACCCCCGAGGGCGCCCGCGACTTCCTGGTGCCGGTGCGCCTGCAGCCGGGGCACTGGTACGCCCTGCCGCAGTCCCCGCAGCTGTTCAAGCAGCTGCTCATGGTGGGCGGCCTGGAACGGTACTACCAGATCGCCCGCTGCTTCCGGGACGAGGACTTCCGCGCGGACCGGCAGCCGGAGTTCACCCAGATCGACATCGAGATGAGCTTCGTGGACCAGGACGACGTCATCGGGGTCGGCGAGGCGCTGGTGGCGCGGCTGTGGAGCGAGGTCCTCGGCCACGAGATCCCGCTGCCGCTGCCGCGCATGCCGTTCCGGGAGGCGATGGACCGCTTCGGCTCCGACAAGCCCGACCTGCGCTTCGGGTTGGAGCTGACCGAGCTGACCGAACTGTTCGCCGACACGGACTTCCGCGTCTTCCAGGCCCCCTACGTGGGCGCCGTGGTGATGCCCGGAGGGGCCGCGCAGACCCGCAAGCAGCTCGACGGCTGGCAGGACTGGGCCCGGGCGCGCGGTGCCAGGGGACTGGCCTACGTGCTGGTGCAGCAGGACGGGACGCTGGGCGGTCCGGTCGCCAAGAACCTGTCCGACGCCGAGAAGTCCGGACTGCTGGAAGCGGTCGACGCCGAGCCGGGGGACGCCGTCTTCTTCGCCGCGGGCGCCCGCCGGGCCGCCCAGGAACTGCTGGGCGCGGCCCGTCTGGAGATCGGCAACCGGCTGGGGCTGATCGACAGGTCCCGGTGGTCGTTTCTGTGGGTGGTGGACGCCCCCATGTTCGAGGAGGACGACGAGGGCGGGTGGACCCCGGTGCACCACCCGTTCACCAGCCCCAAGCCCGAGTTCGTCGCCACGTTCCACGAGGACCCGGCGAACGCGCTGGCCTACGCCTACGACATGGTGTGCAACGGTCTGGAGATCGGCGGCGGGTCCATCCGTATCCACCAGAGCGAGGTCCAGCAGCGCGTCTTCGAGACGCTGGGGATCAGCAAGGCCGAGGCGGAGGCGAAGTTCGGCTTCCTGCTGGAGGCGTTCAAGTTCGGTCCTCCGCCGCACGGCGGCATCGCCTTCGGGTGGGACCGCATCGTCGCCCTGCTGACCGGCGGGAACTCGATCCGTGACGTCATCGCCTTCCCCAAGACGGCGTCGGGGGCCGACCCGTTGACGGGCGCGCCCACCCCGATCACGGCGGCGCAGCGCCGGGAGGCGGGGGTCGACTCCGTGCCGGAGGAGACGGCCTGA
- the yajC gene encoding preprotein translocase subunit YajC, translated as MQGLITLAEQQQQNQGAGLISQLLMFALIILVFYLLFFRPQQKRRQQEMQMQNSLTPGTEVMTKAGIYGTVIDVHDNDVEVEISPGTRIRMVKAGIGEVVSPRDADNDTPPEDRPDFGDGRDGS; from the coding sequence GTGCAGGGCCTGATCACTCTCGCAGAACAGCAGCAACAGAACCAGGGCGCCGGCCTGATCAGCCAACTGCTGATGTTCGCCCTCATCATCCTCGTCTTCTACCTGCTGTTCTTCCGGCCGCAGCAGAAGCGCCGGCAGCAGGAGATGCAGATGCAGAACTCGCTGACACCGGGAACCGAGGTGATGACGAAGGCGGGGATCTACGGGACCGTCATCGACGTCCACGACAACGACGTGGAAGTGGAGATCTCGCCGGGCACCCGCATCCGCATGGTCAAGGCGGGCATCGGAGAGGTCGTCTCCCCCCGGGACGCCGACAACGACACCCCGCCCGAGGACCGTCCCGACTTCGGTGACGGCAGGGACGGCTCCTGA
- a CDS encoding SpoIIE family protein phosphatase, whose product MNRSTGTTDDFAGSGGKTDAPAAQMDDPAGTAFRHAPTAMLVADRAGAVLLVNQAFTTLLGYSPTEVAGRHWPELFETDDHGRAWEQHSRALRGSAPGQWPDLAIRTARGRSHRTVVQARPLPSTAAADEVAGVVVQLSAVSRDEETLRIVTELRLREADTALWSLDLTSGRLSELFGPSPLGRMLAGEACTLEECLARVHRDDVARLRDALETSYQGRDYEQRFRMFDQVGDERWLYARGAYVGGERPRLVGVVDDMTEHVELVRRLADRRRIEAAQGRQVNELAAKLVSATTVEEVTDLLGREFLPIFGGDSAHVMLLDQDELRLHSTRTANVERWLEEHDHRDVSYPTGAVLQDRQPRFFESRSELLGRFPAVEGTLRRTGSHSWAFVPVFGDAKVTLGVWVVAWTQPHHATPDERALMLTLAGLAGQALQRVNRQRAELELADAVQKRMLPPQPPDFPELDVAVRYLPSRAGWRVCGDFYDAIRLPGSRIGLVVGDVQGHGVEAAAAMGQIRMAFRAYASNQSDPGTVLAETNRLLTETGEIVFATCGYLVIDVDLGQIQAAWAGQPPVVLATGSGYEVWSPETGPPVGVDSEAKYPVSSRSLPPGSTLLMCSDGLVESSEVNMDDGLAAVGRELDAKAADVHQAATALARLTPAGRSDDIAILVARVR is encoded by the coding sequence GTGAACAGATCGACCGGCACGACGGACGACTTCGCCGGTTCTGGAGGAAAGACCGACGCTCCCGCGGCGCAAATGGACGATCCGGCCGGTACCGCGTTCCGCCATGCGCCCACAGCGATGCTCGTGGCCGACCGCGCCGGAGCGGTCCTCCTGGTCAACCAGGCTTTCACCACCCTGCTGGGCTACTCGCCCACCGAGGTCGCGGGACGGCACTGGCCCGAACTGTTCGAGACCGACGACCACGGCCGCGCCTGGGAGCAGCACAGCAGGGCACTGCGGGGGAGCGCCCCCGGACAGTGGCCGGACCTGGCGATCCGCACGGCGAGAGGGCGGTCGCACCGCACCGTGGTCCAGGCGCGTCCCCTGCCCTCCACCGCCGCCGCGGACGAGGTCGCCGGAGTCGTCGTCCAACTGTCGGCCGTCAGCCGTGACGAGGAGACCCTGCGCATCGTCACCGAACTCCGGCTGCGCGAGGCCGACACCGCCCTGTGGTCGCTGGACCTCACCAGCGGAAGACTGAGCGAACTGTTCGGCCCCTCCCCACTGGGACGGATGCTCGCCGGAGAGGCGTGCACCCTCGAGGAGTGCCTGGCCCGGGTGCACCGCGACGACGTCGCCCGGCTGCGCGACGCCCTGGAGACCTCCTACCAGGGGCGCGACTACGAGCAGCGGTTCCGCATGTTCGACCAGGTGGGCGACGAGCGGTGGCTGTACGCGCGCGGCGCCTACGTCGGCGGGGAGCGCCCCCGACTCGTCGGCGTCGTCGACGACATGACCGAACACGTCGAACTGGTCCGGCGCCTGGCCGACCGCCGACGCATCGAGGCCGCGCAGGGCCGACAGGTCAACGAACTGGCCGCCAAACTCGTCTCGGCCACCACGGTGGAGGAGGTCACCGACCTGCTCGGCAGGGAGTTCCTGCCGATCTTCGGCGGCGACAGCGCCCACGTCATGCTGCTGGACCAGGACGAACTCCGCCTCCACAGCACCAGGACCGCGAACGTCGAGAGGTGGCTCGAAGAGCACGACCACCGCGACGTCTCCTACCCGACCGGAGCCGTCCTGCAGGACCGCCAGCCGCGCTTCTTCGAAAGCCGCTCCGAACTGCTGGGACGGTTCCCCGCCGTCGAGGGGACCCTGCGGCGGACCGGAAGCCACTCCTGGGCCTTCGTCCCGGTCTTCGGCGACGCCAAGGTGACCCTCGGCGTGTGGGTGGTGGCCTGGACCCAGCCCCACCACGCCACCCCGGACGAGCGCGCGCTCATGCTGACCCTGGCCGGACTGGCGGGCCAGGCGCTGCAGCGCGTCAACCGCCAGCGCGCCGAACTGGAACTCGCCGACGCCGTCCAGAAACGCATGCTCCCCCCGCAGCCCCCGGACTTCCCCGAACTGGACGTCGCCGTACGCTACCTGCCCTCCCGCGCCGGATGGCGCGTGTGCGGCGACTTCTACGACGCCATCAGGCTCCCCGGCAGCCGCATCGGCCTGGTCGTGGGGGACGTCCAGGGGCACGGCGTGGAGGCCGCCGCCGCGATGGGCCAGATCCGAATGGCCTTCCGCGCCTACGCCAGCAACCAGAGCGACCCGGGAACCGTCCTGGCCGAGACCAACCGACTGCTCACCGAGACCGGCGAGATCGTCTTCGCCACCTGCGGCTACCTGGTGATCGACGTGGACCTGGGACAGATCCAGGCCGCCTGGGCCGGGCAGCCCCCCGTCGTACTGGCCACCGGCTCGGGATACGAGGTGTGGAGCCCCGAGACCGGTCCGCCCGTCGGCGTGGACTCCGAGGCGAAGTACCCGGTCAGCTCCCGCTCCCTGCCGCCGGGCAGCACACTGCTGATGTGCTCGGACGGCCTCGTGGAGAGCTCGGAGGTGAACATGGACGACGGTCTGGCCGCGGTCGGCAGGGAACTCGACGCCAAGGCCGCCGACGTCCACCAGGCGGCCACCGCCCTGGCCAGGCTCACTCCGGCGGGACGCAGCGACGACATCGCGATCCTCGTCGCCCGGGTCCGCTGA
- a CDS encoding RelA/SpoT family protein produces the protein MRSETVSTSTEPVRPETPDSAGGPAAGALPPDRTHGDEGHRGEPAPEPQSAPPASAAPEAHGDADTRTPPTTQPGPSSTVRVRRRLARLGAQRGTTMNPVLEPLIKTVRATHPKADVRLIERAYEVAAHHHREQKRKSGDPYITHPLAVATILAELGMQEATIAAGLLHDTVEDTAYTLDQLRADFGDEIAELVDGVTKLDKVKYGEATQAETVRKMVVAMSRDIRVLVIKLCDRLHNMRTLRYLPQAKREKKARETLEIFAPLAHRLGMNTIKWELEDLAFATMYPKRFDEIARLVSERSPRRDVYLQDVIEAVSADLREAKIKATVRGRPKHYYSIYQKMIARNVGFDEIYDLVGIRVIVDSVRDCYAALGTIHARWNPVPGRFKDYIAMPKFNMYQSLHTTVIGPEGSPVELQIRTRAMHRRAEYGIAAHWKYKEDRSSGGTRNRSTSNDMAWLRQLIDWQQETKDPGEFLESLRFDLSVQEVFVFTPRGDVISLPQGATPVDFAYAVHTEVGHRTVGARVNGRLVTLDSELHNGETVEVITAKAGDAGPSRDWLNFVKSARARNKIRQWFTKERREAAIEQGKDAIAKVMRKQELPVQRLFSGELMIALAHDLRYPNLDALYAAVGENQISAHRVVEKLVDSLGMLDNEEDVAEVATPIRAPRTRTTSNPGVVVQGDPDVWVRLSKCCTPVPGDSIVGFVTRGTGVSVHRSDCVNVNHLDSQRMVPVEWQPTGNSMFLVALQIEALDRTRLLSDITRVLSDQHVNILSATVQTSRDRVALSRFTFEMADPAHLGHVLKAVRGVDGVYDVYRVRN, from the coding sequence ATGCGCAGCGAAACGGTATCGACCAGCACCGAACCCGTGCGCCCCGAAACCCCCGACTCCGCCGGAGGACCGGCCGCGGGGGCGTTGCCACCGGACCGGACGCACGGCGACGAGGGCCACAGGGGCGAACCGGCCCCGGAACCGCAGTCCGCGCCCCCCGCCTCCGCTGCTCCCGAGGCCCACGGCGACGCCGACACGCGCACCCCACCCACCACGCAGCCCGGGCCGTCGTCCACGGTCCGGGTCCGACGCAGGCTCGCCAGACTCGGCGCCCAACGGGGAACGACCATGAACCCGGTCCTCGAACCGCTCATCAAAACCGTCCGCGCGACCCACCCCAAAGCGGACGTCCGCCTCATCGAGCGCGCCTACGAGGTGGCGGCGCACCACCACCGCGAACAGAAACGCAAGAGCGGCGACCCCTACATCACCCATCCCCTCGCGGTGGCCACCATCCTCGCCGAACTCGGCATGCAGGAGGCCACCATCGCCGCCGGACTGCTGCACGACACCGTCGAGGACACCGCCTACACCCTCGACCAGTTGCGCGCCGACTTCGGCGACGAGATCGCCGAACTGGTCGACGGCGTCACCAAACTCGACAAGGTCAAGTACGGCGAGGCCACCCAGGCCGAGACCGTGCGCAAGATGGTCGTGGCGATGTCCCGCGACATCCGCGTCCTGGTCATCAAGCTCTGCGACCGGCTGCACAACATGCGCACCCTGCGCTACCTGCCGCAGGCCAAACGCGAGAAGAAGGCCCGCGAGACGCTGGAGATCTTCGCTCCGCTCGCCCACCGCCTGGGCATGAACACCATCAAGTGGGAGCTCGAGGACCTCGCGTTCGCGACCATGTACCCCAAGCGCTTCGACGAGATCGCCCGCCTGGTCTCCGAGCGTTCGCCGCGCCGTGACGTCTACCTCCAGGACGTCATCGAGGCGGTCTCCGCCGACCTGCGCGAAGCCAAGATCAAGGCCACGGTGCGCGGCCGCCCCAAGCACTACTACTCGATCTACCAGAAGATGATCGCCCGCAACGTCGGGTTCGACGAGATCTACGACCTCGTCGGCATCCGCGTCATCGTCGACAGCGTCCGCGACTGCTACGCGGCGCTGGGCACCATCCACGCGCGCTGGAACCCGGTGCCGGGACGGTTCAAGGACTACATCGCGATGCCGAAGTTCAACATGTACCAGTCCCTGCACACCACCGTGATCGGTCCCGAGGGCAGCCCGGTGGAACTGCAGATCCGCACCCGCGCCATGCACCGGCGCGCCGAGTACGGCATCGCCGCGCACTGGAAGTACAAGGAGGACCGCAGCTCCGGCGGAACCAGGAACAGGAGCACCTCCAACGACATGGCCTGGCTGCGCCAGCTCATCGACTGGCAGCAGGAGACCAAGGACCCGGGCGAGTTCCTGGAGTCGCTCCGCTTCGACCTGTCGGTGCAGGAGGTCTTCGTCTTCACCCCCCGCGGCGACGTCATCTCGCTGCCCCAGGGCGCCACCCCCGTCGACTTCGCCTACGCGGTGCACACCGAGGTCGGCCACCGCACGGTGGGCGCGCGGGTCAACGGCCGTCTGGTCACGCTCGACAGCGAACTGCACAACGGCGAGACCGTCGAGGTCATCACCGCCAAGGCCGGTGACGCCGGGCCCAGCCGCGACTGGTTGAACTTCGTCAAGAGCGCCCGCGCCCGCAACAAGATCCGGCAGTGGTTCACCAAGGAGCGCCGCGAGGCGGCGATCGAGCAGGGCAAGGACGCCATCGCCAAGGTCATGCGCAAACAGGAACTGCCGGTCCAGCGGCTGTTCAGCGGCGAGTTGATGATCGCGCTCGCCCACGACCTGCGCTACCCCAACCTGGACGCGCTGTACGCGGCCGTCGGCGAGAACCAGATCAGCGCCCATCGGGTCGTCGAGAAACTCGTCGACTCCCTGGGAATGCTGGACAACGAGGAGGACGTCGCCGAGGTCGCCACCCCCATCCGCGCTCCGCGCACACGCACCACGAGCAACCCCGGCGTGGTCGTCCAGGGCGACCCGGACGTGTGGGTCCGGCTGTCCAAGTGCTGCACCCCCGTTCCGGGGGACTCCATCGTCGGCTTCGTCACCCGGGGCACCGGCGTCTCGGTGCACCGCAGCGACTGCGTCAACGTCAACCACCTCGACTCCCAGCGCATGGTCCCGGTGGAGTGGCAGCCCACCGGGAACTCCATGTTCCTGGTGGCCCTGCAGATCGAGGCGCTGGACCGCACCCGACTGCTGTCGGACATCACCCGGGTGCTGTCCGACCAGCACGTCAACATCCTGTCGGCGACCGTGCAGACCAGCCGTGACCGTGTCGCGCTGAGCCGGTTCACCTTCGAGATGGCCGACCCCGCCCACCTCGGCCACGTCCTCAAGGCGGTGCGCGGAGTGGACGGCGTCTACGACGTGTACCGAGTCCGGAATTAA
- a CDS encoding SSI family serine proteinase inhibitor, producing MPTTAIRRVLATLAVAACAAVLPLGASASADPGISPGPVEPKADLVLTIVPDPGTVIIDENSHGERVTQVTLTCGPDGGTHPDPRGACDSLRAVDGHFARLPSVPGPCPAVWAPVTAVATGTWGERTVSYAERFGNACEADVGTDGVFSF from the coding sequence ATGCCCACCACGGCAATCCGACGCGTCCTGGCGACCCTCGCGGTCGCCGCCTGCGCCGCGGTCCTTCCCCTCGGCGCCAGCGCGTCCGCTGACCCCGGCATCTCGCCGGGCCCCGTTGAACCCAAGGCCGACCTCGTGCTCACCATCGTCCCCGATCCCGGCACCGTGATCATCGACGAGAACTCGCACGGGGAGCGGGTCACCCAGGTGACGCTGACGTGCGGCCCCGACGGGGGCACCCATCCCGACCCCAGGGGCGCCTGCGACTCGCTGCGCGCGGTCGACGGCCACTTCGCACGGCTGCCCAGTGTCCCCGGGCCGTGTCCCGCGGTCTGGGCACCGGTGACGGCCGTCGCGACCGGCACCTGGGGCGAGCGCACGGTCTCCTACGCGGAGAGGTTCGGCAACGCGTGTGAGGCGGACGTGGGGACCGACGGCGTCTTCTCCTTCTGA
- a CDS encoding adenine phosphoribosyltransferase, giving the protein MTADVTTLIARYVRDIPDHPQPGVVFKDITPLLAHPTGLATVVDAITAPLEGRRIDLVAGLEARGFIFGAPAAVRLGAGFVPLRKAGKLPAATLAESYDLEYGTATVEMHADVVAPGSRVLIVDDVLATGGTGRAAVDLIRRAGGTVVEFSVLLELGFLKGREKLADVDLRALATV; this is encoded by the coding sequence ATGACCGCTGACGTGACCACGCTGATCGCCCGGTACGTGCGCGACATCCCCGACCATCCCCAGCCCGGCGTGGTGTTCAAGGACATCACCCCGCTGCTCGCCCACCCCACCGGCCTGGCGACGGTCGTCGACGCCATCACCGCGCCGCTGGAGGGCCGGCGGATCGACCTGGTCGCCGGGCTCGAAGCGCGCGGGTTCATCTTCGGCGCGCCCGCGGCGGTGCGACTCGGAGCGGGCTTCGTCCCCCTGCGCAAAGCCGGGAAACTGCCCGCGGCGACCCTCGCCGAGTCCTATGATCTGGAGTACGGTACCGCGACGGTCGAGATGCACGCCGACGTGGTCGCCCCGGGCAGCCGCGTGCTCATCGTCGACGACGTGCTCGCCACCGGAGGCACAGGACGGGCCGCGGTGGATCTGATCCGGCGGGCAGGTGGTACCGTCGTGGAATTCTCCGTTCTCCTGGAACTCGGGTTCCTCAAAGGACGCGAGAAGCTGGCCGACGTCGACCTGCGGGCCCTGGCCACGGTCTGA
- a CDS encoding MBL fold metallo-hydrolase: protein MLIADFPAGPLAANCYVVAPEAGAECVIVDPGQQAAEGVAKLLDEYALTPAAVLLTHGHFDHVWSAAHVCRTHGVAAYAHAADRPLLSDPARGVDPALAAQLSALFGHERLHEPERVVEVADGQVLRLAGLEITVAHAPGHTPGSVVYALPATGDAPEVLLTGDLLFAGSIGRTDFPGGDHAEILRSLSRVCLSRGDDTAVLPGHGPRTTVGRERATNPFLRDL from the coding sequence GTGCTCATCGCAGACTTTCCCGCCGGACCGCTCGCGGCGAACTGCTACGTGGTCGCCCCGGAAGCGGGAGCGGAGTGCGTGATCGTCGATCCGGGGCAGCAGGCCGCAGAAGGAGTGGCCAAGCTGCTGGACGAGTACGCGCTGACCCCGGCGGCCGTCCTGCTCACCCACGGTCACTTCGACCACGTGTGGTCGGCCGCGCACGTGTGCCGGACCCACGGCGTCGCGGCGTACGCGCACGCCGCGGACCGTCCGCTGCTGAGCGATCCGGCCAGGGGAGTGGACCCTGCCCTGGCCGCGCAGTTGTCGGCGCTGTTCGGCCACGAGCGGTTGCACGAACCGGAGCGGGTGGTCGAGGTCGCCGACGGCCAGGTCCTGCGCCTGGCCGGACTGGAGATCACCGTGGCGCACGCCCCGGGACACACACCCGGCTCGGTCGTCTACGCACTGCCCGCGACCGGGGACGCCCCCGAGGTCCTCCTCACCGGGGACCTGCTGTTCGCGGGCTCCATCGGGCGCACCGACTTCCCCGGCGGCGACCACGCGGAGATCCTGCGCAGCCTGTCCCGGGTCTGCCTGAGCAGAGGAGACGACACCGCGGTGCTCCCCGGGCACGGCCCGCGCACCACCGTCGGCCGCGAGCGCGCCACCAACCCCTTCCTGCGCGACCTGTAG
- a CDS encoding DUF349 domain-containing protein — MTTDPWGRVDDDGTVYVRTSEGERVVGSWQAGAPEEALAFFKRKYDSLLTEVELLEKRLATTDLSAAQALASVQKLRTAVTEAHAVGDLDSLARRLDVLTERIEQRRVEQKQAQEQARVEAREIKERIVAEAERVAEETTHWKTGGERMRQLIDEWKAAPRADRATEQALWKRMSAARNAFSKRRKAYFAGLDEQREQVREVKERIAAEAEAIADSTDWGPTAGRYRDLMQQWKSAGRTDRATEDALWERFKGAQDRFFSARNAAFAERDAELRGNAEIKEKLLEEARQALLPVTDPREARARLRDFQERWEEAGAAPRDVRDRLEGAFRKIEETVRRAEEQEWQRTNPEARARAEATIAQLRDSIGTLERQLARAREAGDDRRADEARESLEARRSWLAEAEKALEEMS, encoded by the coding sequence GTGACCACGGACCCCTGGGGCCGCGTAGACGACGACGGCACGGTCTATGTGCGCACGAGCGAGGGCGAACGTGTCGTCGGGTCATGGCAGGCGGGGGCGCCCGAGGAGGCCCTCGCCTTCTTCAAGCGCAAGTACGATTCGCTGCTGACCGAAGTGGAACTGCTGGAGAAGCGTCTGGCCACCACCGACCTGTCCGCCGCGCAGGCACTGGCGAGCGTGCAGAAACTGCGTACGGCCGTGACCGAGGCACACGCCGTCGGCGACCTGGACTCCCTGGCTCGGCGTCTCGACGTTCTCACCGAGCGGATCGAGCAGCGCCGGGTCGAGCAGAAGCAGGCCCAGGAGCAGGCGCGTGTCGAGGCCCGCGAGATCAAGGAGCGGATCGTCGCCGAGGCCGAGCGGGTCGCCGAGGAGACGACGCACTGGAAGACCGGCGGCGAGCGCATGCGGCAGCTCATCGACGAGTGGAAGGCCGCGCCGCGCGCCGACCGCGCCACCGAGCAGGCGCTGTGGAAGCGCATGTCGGCCGCGCGCAACGCCTTCTCCAAGCGGCGCAAGGCCTACTTCGCCGGACTCGACGAGCAGCGCGAGCAGGTGCGCGAGGTGAAGGAGCGGATCGCCGCCGAGGCCGAGGCGATCGCCGACTCCACCGACTGGGGCCCCACCGCGGGCCGCTACCGCGATCTGATGCAGCAGTGGAAGTCCGCAGGGCGGACCGACCGCGCCACCGAGGACGCGCTGTGGGAACGGTTCAAGGGCGCCCAGGACCGCTTCTTCTCGGCCCGTAACGCGGCCTTCGCCGAACGCGACGCCGAACTGCGCGGCAACGCCGAGATCAAGGAGAAACTGCTGGAGGAGGCCCGTCAGGCGCTGCTTCCGGTCACCGACCCGCGCGAGGCCCGCGCGAGGCTGCGCGACTTCCAGGAGCGCTGGGAGGAGGCCGGCGCGGCGCCGCGCGACGTGCGGGACCGCCTCGAAGGGGCCTTCCGCAAGATCGAGGAGACCGTGCGCAGGGCCGAGGAGCAGGAGTGGCAGCGCACCAACCCCGAGGCCCGCGCCCGCGCCGAGGCGACCATCGCCCAGTTGCGCGACTCCATCGGGACGCTGGAGCGGCAGTTGGCCCGTGCGCGTGAGGCCGGGGACGACCGCAGGGCGGACGAGGCGCGGGAGTCGCTCGAGGCCCGCCGTTCGTGGCTGGCCGAGGCCGAGAAGGCGCTGGAGGAGATGAGCTGA
- a CDS encoding septum formation family protein → MTLDSLRWGVGRAAATTAIAAATLALSGCGLLLPGGGDLEEALQDLEQLENTSGTSEEDVFAIAVGDCFPPDNSGAEEVTTVEVVPCSEPHDSEAYAAGYMPDGPYPGDYEIQTFADDFCMTEFDSFVGLPYEESVLDFSYFSPTESSWEQGDREILCTIFDPDGEVTGTLAGAAR, encoded by the coding sequence ATGACCCTGGATTCACTCCGGTGGGGAGTCGGCCGTGCCGCCGCCACCACCGCGATCGCCGCGGCGACCCTCGCGTTGTCCGGTTGCGGACTGCTCCTCCCCGGTGGAGGCGACCTGGAGGAGGCCCTCCAGGACCTCGAGCAGCTCGAGAACACGAGCGGAACGAGCGAGGAGGACGTCTTCGCCATCGCCGTCGGCGACTGCTTCCCGCCCGACAACAGCGGAGCCGAGGAGGTCACGACCGTCGAGGTCGTCCCCTGCAGCGAACCGCACGACTCCGAGGCCTACGCGGCGGGCTACATGCCTGACGGCCCCTACCCCGGCGACTACGAGATCCAGACGTTCGCCGACGACTTCTGCATGACGGAGTTCGACTCCTTCGTCGGCCTCCCCTACGAGGAGTCCGTGCTCGACTTCTCCTACTTCTCGCCCACCGAGAGCTCCTGGGAACAGGGCGACCGCGAGATCCTGTGCACCATCTTCGACCCGGACGGCGAGGTCACCGGCACCCTGGCGGGCGCCGCCCGCTGA
- a CDS encoding cupin domain-containing protein, translated as MQKLSLDALAQQQLRRAVEVSAGRSATTVYGGHEHSLRQTLIAFREGAGMSEHPNPGQSTLQVLRGRVRLTAGDDSWDARSGDLLLIPQARHAVTALEDAAVLLTVVMNDESPQEVSSRRARETP; from the coding sequence ATGCAGAAACTCTCACTGGACGCGCTCGCCCAGCAGCAGTTGCGGCGCGCCGTCGAGGTGTCGGCGGGACGCAGCGCCACCACCGTCTACGGCGGGCACGAGCACTCCCTTCGGCAGACCCTGATCGCCTTCCGTGAGGGAGCGGGGATGTCGGAACACCCCAACCCCGGACAGAGCACACTCCAGGTGCTGCGCGGCAGGGTGCGCCTCACCGCCGGAGACGACTCCTGGGACGCCCGCTCCGGCGACCTGCTGCTGATTCCGCAGGCCAGACACGCGGTGACCGCGCTGGAGGACGCGGCGGTCCTGCTGACCGTGGTGATGAACGACGAATCCCCGCAGGAGGTCAGCAGCCGCCGGGCCCGGGAGACGCCGTGA